The stretch of DNA CCTGTTGTTTTGGACTACGCTTTTATACTGCTTCAATCCGACGTTGGATTCATGAGCTCCTATTTTGTCATCGACCCCTGCGATTTCGGCGATGATCTCCTCATAGCTCGTTTCATTGGTCTCATGAATGCCTTTGATGCGTCCGTGTCTTAAAACAATGATTCGGTCGCTGACCGCGAAGACATCGGGAAGATCGTGGCCGACCAGTACCACGGAACGGGTTTGGGAGCGCAATCGTTTGATGTAATTGAGCACTTCGGCGGTCTGTATCATCGAAAGCGATGATGTCGGCTCATCCAGAAGAATCAGTTTTGGGTCGTTGAGCATGGTTCTTGCCAGAGCCACGGTCTGCTGTTGCCCGGCAGAGAGGGAGGAAATCGGTTGCCCTACACGGATCGGTGAGTTGAATTCCTGCAGGATTCTGCGGGCCTCGTTGTTCATGGCGGCATCATCCCTCATGCCCGTCGAATCGCGAAGTTCCCGTCCCAGGAACAGATTTGAGGATACGTCAAGGTTGTCGCAGAACTCCTGGCCTTGGAATACGGAAACAATGCCAAGGCCATTGGCCTCATGAATGTTGTGGATGGTTATGGGGTCGCCCTGAAACTCGATTTCCCCACTGGTCGGTTGCAACAATCCTGCCAGCAATTTGATGATTGTCGATTTGCCTGCCCCGTTGTCGCCCACGATGGCGATGATCTCCTTGGGCCTGATATCGAAATTGACGGACTTGAGTGCCTCTACGAAACCAAAGCGCACTGTGACATTGCGCATGGTGATCAACGGCACCTCGTTGCGAACAGACATCATCGCCTCTTTCGTACAGATACTTTTAATTGTGGTCTATGTTATCGACGTTTTTCAGCATTTTCCAACGCCAGAATGGCCGCCCCCAACGAAGCCGCGTTCACCGGATGCTGCGCAGGTATGACTTCGATCGGTTTCAGGACATAGGGAAACAGCAGTCTTTGCAGGGACTCGGAGAACGGGTCGATGAAATCTGCGCCAGCCAAGGAAAGCCTGCCTCCCAATACGACCACTTCGGGGTCGACGGAAATACAGAGGTCCGCGCAGACGTTGCCGATTCGTACTGCGGCATCCGAAATGACCTTGCGGCACCCCGGGTCTCCTTTGTGCGCCAAAGACACCAGATCCGAAAGGGTCATATTGCCGTGGGTCACGCTCAGCAACGAAATCAGACGGTCTTCGCCGACAACGGTATCAAGGCATCCCCGG from Bifidobacterium sp. ESL0800 encodes:
- a CDS encoding ATP-binding cassette domain-containing protein — translated: MGDNGAGKSTIIKLLAGLLQPTSGEIEFQGDPITIHNIHEANGLGIVSVFQGQEFCDNLDVSSNLFLGRELRDSTGMRDDAAMNNEARRILQEFNSPIRVGQPISSLSAGQQQTVALARTMLNDPKLILLDEPTSSLSMIQTAEVLNYIKRLRSQTRSVVLVGHDLPDVFAVSDRIIVLRHGRIKGIHETNETSYEEIIAEIAGVDDKIGAHESNVGLKQYKSVVQNNRLIDRTKEMQNLEQHNLNSVKQADERHSS